The Aggregatilinea lenta genome includes a region encoding these proteins:
- a CDS encoding glucoamylase family protein, translating to MSAVDETESYYSHLIFDNSRTCASYYNSCGAFTPPSELTVIAGKLPVADDRFYSPPNSLTLSWCSREGGDWSAEIRIESWRARPMHMRGDTLTFWCYAEDGLDASGLPILILTWKDGRRTRPLRLSLLLDEVPAQQWTYVQIPVQAFSTDTDQLDFSQIASVVFAQGLDDGTQHTLYLDEIKVRYPQTPSPVAAPTGLTARGYDQHVDLQWEPLHDPHVEYYLIWRSTDGTAFEPVGIQNPDFNRFTDTIGRHTTVSYRITAVDHAYQESPPSEVVSATTRPLDDDALLTMVQEAHFRYYWAGAHPNAKLALECIPGDAHLIALGASGFGLLALVVAVERGFVTRDAALAHVRQALAFLDGADRFHGVWPHFIDGRTGKTIPLFGKYDNGGDLVETAFMMQALLALRQYFDRDTPDERDVRATITRLWEGVEWDWYRNPADPDYLYWHWSPDHEWHINHRLIGWNETMIAYLLAVASPTHPVPASLYTSGWASQAELAQTYRQNWGKTASGDHYANGRRYFGIDLPVGVGSGGPLFFTHYSFLGFDPRGKRDRYANYYDNNRRLSLINHRYCVENPGHYEGYGEQFWGLTASDDHLGYLAHDPTPKQDNGTVTPTGSLSAFPYTPEESMRALKHFYYDRGAELWDIYGFRDACNPTENYVSSIFMGLNQAPIVVMIENHRTGLLWRLFMSNPEISAMLDAIGFVPDRD from the coding sequence ATGAGCGCTGTGGATGAAACTGAGAGTTATTACAGTCACCTGATTTTTGACAACAGCCGCACGTGCGCCAGTTACTACAACAGTTGCGGCGCTTTCACGCCTCCGAGCGAGCTGACGGTGATCGCCGGTAAGCTGCCTGTGGCGGACGATCGCTTTTACAGCCCACCTAACAGCCTGACGCTGTCCTGGTGTTCGCGTGAGGGCGGCGACTGGTCCGCCGAGATCCGCATCGAATCCTGGCGTGCCAGACCCATGCATATGCGCGGAGACACGTTGACCTTCTGGTGCTATGCCGAGGATGGCCTCGACGCGAGCGGCCTGCCGATCCTGATACTGACGTGGAAGGACGGTCGCCGGACGCGCCCGCTGCGCCTCTCCCTGCTGCTGGATGAGGTCCCGGCGCAGCAGTGGACCTATGTACAGATACCGGTTCAGGCGTTCAGCACGGACACCGACCAGTTGGATTTCAGCCAGATCGCAAGCGTCGTGTTTGCGCAGGGCCTTGACGACGGCACACAGCACACGCTCTATCTCGACGAAATTAAGGTGCGGTATCCGCAAACGCCATCCCCGGTCGCTGCGCCAACCGGCCTCACCGCGCGCGGCTACGATCAGCACGTCGATTTGCAGTGGGAGCCACTTCACGATCCCCACGTTGAGTACTATCTCATCTGGCGCTCAACGGATGGAACAGCCTTCGAGCCGGTTGGTATTCAAAATCCCGACTTCAACCGGTTCACCGACACCATTGGCCGTCACACGACGGTATCTTATCGCATCACGGCGGTGGATCACGCCTATCAGGAATCGCCACCGTCCGAGGTCGTCAGCGCCACGACCCGTCCACTGGACGATGATGCGCTGTTGACGATGGTTCAGGAGGCGCATTTTCGTTATTACTGGGCGGGTGCGCATCCCAATGCGAAGTTGGCGTTGGAATGCATTCCGGGCGATGCGCACCTGATCGCGCTGGGCGCTTCCGGCTTCGGGCTGTTGGCGCTGGTGGTTGCAGTGGAGCGCGGCTTCGTGACGCGCGACGCCGCCCTCGCTCACGTGCGCCAGGCGCTGGCGTTTCTTGACGGCGCGGACCGGTTCCACGGTGTATGGCCGCATTTCATCGATGGCCGGACGGGCAAGACGATCCCGCTGTTTGGCAAGTACGACAACGGTGGGGATCTGGTCGAAACGGCGTTCATGATGCAGGCATTGCTGGCGTTGCGGCAGTACTTCGATCGAGATACGCCGGACGAGCGCGATGTGCGCGCGACGATCACACGCTTGTGGGAAGGGGTGGAGTGGGACTGGTATCGGAACCCCGCCGATCCCGATTATCTCTATTGGCACTGGTCGCCCGATCATGAATGGCACATCAACCACCGCTTGATCGGGTGGAACGAAACGATGATCGCCTATTTGCTCGCCGTGGCCTCCCCGACTCATCCCGTGCCCGCCTCGTTGTACACCAGCGGTTGGGCGTCGCAAGCGGAGCTGGCCCAGACCTATCGCCAGAATTGGGGCAAAACGGCGTCAGGCGATCACTACGCCAACGGGCGCCGTTACTTCGGCATTGATCTGCCCGTCGGCGTGGGAAGCGGGGGACCGCTGTTTTTCACGCACTACTCGTTTCTGGGCTTCGATCCGCGAGGCAAGCGCGACCGTTATGCGAACTACTACGACAACAACCGGCGGCTGTCGCTGATCAACCATCGCTATTGTGTGGAAAATCCGGGACACTATGAAGGGTATGGCGAGCAGTTTTGGGGCCTCACCGCCAGCGACGATCATCTCGGCTATCTGGCGCACGATCCGACCCCCAAGCAGGATAACGGCACGGTCACGCCAACCGGATCGCTCAGCGCGTTCCCTTATACGCCAGAAGAATCCATGCGGGCGCTCAAGCACTTCTACTACGATCGAGGCGCGGAATTATGGGATATCTATGGATTCCGTGACGCCTGTAATCCAACTGAGAACTATGTCTCTTCGATCTTTATGGGTCTGAACCAGGCGCCCATCGTCGTCATGATTGAGAACCATCGGACTGGCCTGCTCTGGCGCTTGTTCATGTCAAACCCTGAAATCTCGGCGATGTTGGATGCTATTGGCTTTGTGCCCGACCGCGATTAG